gtttggaatttttggtggtaaaaaaaataatttaaggtaaatttgtcacaagtgtacaaatttgggatttttcaaggtatttaCCCTTATTAATAACAATTTtcatctttaccaaaaaaaaaaaacaattttcatctttaccaaaaaaaaaaaaacaattttcatctttaccaaaaaaaaaaaaagcaattttcatcattaatatttatttatttatttttgtaaataatattagtaacaatttttaaaaaatattttccaattaaatattCACTCAAGAAAACCTAAACGAGGTCGCTGTGAAAGCTGAGAAATTTtaggaccctctctctctctctccacctccaTAGAAAGAAAACGCAGAGCAGCAGGCAGAGCAAGAGAGACGAGCTAGGGATTCATGGCGACCGAGATCGAAGGAGCTcccgcgacggcgacggcggaggcggcgccTGCGGCGGCCGCGAAGCAGCCGCACAAGCTGGAGAGGAAGTGGACCTTCTGGTTCGACAACCAATCGAAGCCCAAGCAAGGCGCCGCCTGGGGCACCTCTCTTCGCAAGGTCTACACTTTCGACACCGTCGAAGAGTTCTGGTGGTACGCTTCGATTCCGATCCCGATGTCCGTCCTTCTTCGCTCCCCTGTTCGTGTGTGCCCGTGGGCTCCTGCGCCGTTGATCTGCTGGATAGGCCGGCGCTTGCCGGATGAGTTTGTGCGTTCGTGCTGTTCTTAGGGCTTTATCGAGGTTTGCTTGTTGGGTACCCTTGGCGATGATGTGGGTGTCTAGCCTGATGATGTGGTTGATTGGGATTTTCTCGTTTTATTTCCTGTGAAATAGAAGAGGTAGTTTTGGATCTGGTGATGTGGGTTTTGCTGCTGGTGTGTAGTAAGTAATTGGGTGCCTTTGCGATTCGTGATCCGGTCGAGCTTCCTGATGACTGCGAACATGTGCTGATTGCACCGCTGAAAGGGCAAAAGATTAGTTCAGGAAAAGTCCTGGGTTGAGATGATGTAATGGTCTTAGCGTGTAACTGAAAGGGAAGGGCAAGAGAAGGAAACCTGGAGGAAATCCGAATCCTATGGGCTTGGTTTGgcttaattttttcaatattattaAGGTTTATGATATCCAATACGACAGGAAACCTGCAGGCTCGACTTCTGACTTGAATTGTCAACTTGAGGAAATTTGTTGAAAGATAAAGAATGGTACTTTCCACGTGCAAGAGTAGGATAATACTTATTCAAGCATGAGCTCAGCTTAAATAATGTGCTCACTGGAGAGCGGCTTTTCATTTGTTCTATTTGTTGAAATTGCTCTCTTCGGAGCTGAATATAATTGCTTTTTTCTCTGACCGTTGCTTTGGTATTGTCTAATACTGTCGTGTGATTCCTTTTAGCAGCTTTGGTATTGCTTTTTTCGTTGTTCCTTCGACCTATTGAATGGTTAACTATTTTCTTGCAGTTTGTATGATCAAATCTTTAAGCCAAGCAAGTTGCCTGCAAATGCtgattttcacttatttaaagCCGGCGTTGAACCCAAATGGGAAGATCCCGAGTGTGCTAATGGAGGGAAGTGGACTGTTACCAGCAGCAGAAAGGCTACCCTTGATGCGATGTGGCTTGAAACTGTGAGAAGCTTAAAGTGACTTTCCTATTGATTCATTTTCTTTACCTTCTACACACCTGCGAATAATTCAGTGAATGGGGAAAAGGAACAACACATTTGGGTTACACATGTTCAATAGTCTTTTATAGTATATTTATACTAAAACTGGTAAATCTGTTGACCTTGGTAGATGATGGGTTTGATCGGAGAGCAATTCGATGAGGCAGATGACATCTGCGGGGTGGTTGCTAGTGTGCGCCAAAGAGGGACAAACTTGCTCTGTGGACAAAGACAGCTTCAAATGAGGCTTTACAGGTGCATAAATAAATTCAAGTAACCTATATGGGGCCTGCTGATTGATCAAATGTTTTGTTGAGATTCTCTCTAACCATGCTATGATAACTATGTGTTGAAGATCTCTCATTGATCTTTCCTTCCTGTCAATATGTACATATTTTTATAAGTGTTCATGTTATCATGTAGCTGATTGATTGTGTAGCTCGTCAGTTTTTTCAAAAGCGATCAGCATCTCCTTGTCTCTGCCAAGATTTTTCTTTCTGATgcttagaagaaaaagaaaattacaagctCTTTCTGCATTAGAACTTTATGGCTCTATGGATTAGTTCATGTCACCGTCTCCTTGGCTTAGCCAATATTATCCTTTCTCACccttagaagaaaaaataaaatataagaagaaaatgaaaattacaagCTCATTTCTGTATTAGAACTTGATGTCTACACTGATTAGTTCATGTCTTATAAGGCTTAAGATCAGTTTAGACAGTTTGAAAGTCCCACTGCAGTTCTTTCCTGTAACTATTCCACCTACCTTCTTATCAAAAAAACCTAGAAAGGGAAAAGATGCTGGAATGTGAAGCTTCTTGACAGTGGTCATTCTATTTGGGTCTTGGCAAATGAACTCCTATGTCCAGCCAGATGATCACTTGTGCTTCTTGCCAAAACAACTTTCTTTAACAGTGATTATGATAGTTCAATGAGCattagattttcaaaatatcaagtcCTGTTGATAAGCGCAGTCAAGCCATAGTGATGTCTTTGCTTACATGAGTTGATTTGCTGGCATTCCTCAATCTAAGTCAACATTGCAACATATGTGGCTGGTGAGGTGTAGATTTTAAAACTAGTCCTTTACAAGCAGCCGATGTGTGCCTGCTGTCCTTCTATGAGTTAAATCTGCTCAAGCCCCTGCACCATCAATGTTGTATGGTTCACAGTGATTATGCCAAGGCAATGCaatttaagttattttttttgtcctatGGACTTATAACTTGGATCTTGTTTCAATTGCCAAACCTGGGACCTGAAGCTGGTAAGTAGTTAGATCCACACTCCAAAGCCTAATTTCTGGGGATTTGTGAAGTATCTTTGCATGTAGCCATGCCTATTCCCAATTCGTCATCCACCTTGGATGATTCAATTGCTCAACATAAAATACTAACTGCATTGATCCCTTCTTATGTAGACGGGTATTGGTAGGAAGTGGAAGGAAATCATGGATGTCACTGACAAGATCACTTACAGCTTCCATGTAAGTCTTACCAAAGCGAGTTTGGTGTTGTTGTACATCATGTATCTTCCCTTCTTGACTGTCTTGTTTATTGCAGGATGACTCTAGAAGGGAAAAATCGGTCAGGGGACGTTACACTGCCTGAATGTCTGCTGCCAATTCTGTTGGTGTTACTTTCAGTGGCAGCTGCAGGACTTAATGAGAGTAATGCAATGTTATATTTATCGCATGGATGGTTTAGCAAGCTTGGCATGCTCTGGAGCAcgcaaaacaaaaagaaaaggcttcGTATGCTTTAGAGATGTTTTAACCCCTTCTGGGTTTGCAATTTTGTTTTACCTCCTGAAGCTGTTTCTCCATAATGTTTTGCTCgagcttattaagaaaaaaacattAGAAATGCGTTTTGTTGTGAAGATTACACATGATGAGCAAtatgaattcattttcctccttttgcACTTAATCATGCATTGTCCAGCTTACCTTTCAGATCTATTGAAGTTTGTCATTATACCGTGGAGTTTGTGGAAACTCCTGCTTTTGTGATGCCTTTGCTTGATTATATTTCTTGCATGATGTTTAACCTCAAAGAACCTGTGCTACATCAACTTGAAGCTTTGATCTCGCTTCTCTGTTTTTTTGGGGTACTCTCCTGGCAAAAATGTGACGCATTCCTCTGTATTACGATTCCAAATGTTGATCTTCTTCCCCTTGTTGAGCTTAATGAGATTTAGAATGAAAATAATCTGATATTAGATGTGAGTGAAAAGGGGGTGCGTTTGCATTTCACTGAGACAATTTAAAGCATCTAGTGGTGTTCAAATCTGAAGGTTTATCGATGAAGTAGCAGGGAGTAGACCGGGATGTTGTGTAGCAAGGTCTGCCTTGAAATCATGATCTTCCATCCTTAAGATCTCTCACTAGATTATTAAGCCTGAAGGGGAAAAACTGCAATTAGCGAACATTTTGTTCTCAATAAACTAGAActgtgtcaattttttttaactcttttggATTTCAGCATCTGTGTGATTGGTCCTGTCTATTGGCTTCTTGATAAAGATTGTGTTTGGCCTCAGTTTTCAGGACGCGGCAAAGAAAGATTAACATTCTATTAGCTAGGCAAGGTGATAAAACTGCGAGTCTCTGACTGGCTACTAGTTGTCTAGTTATTGGCCAGCAAAAATAGATAATGATCTATTTATCCACGACCCAATGAGTTTGTCTGATAAATGTCATGTCTACAACGCGAGTCTTCGGAAAATTCATTTCTAAAGGTTTTGGTGGAGCAAGAGAGCCCGAGATCTGTCGATATGCTCAGTAGAGGTGAGAGCATAGGGTTGATACGACTTGGAAATCGGCCTGGATCGTCCAGTTCCAAACTGGTTACCAAGAGAAGCGATTTGGTTCTCGGGTCTAACGTCCGACGCCGGCCTGGATCAAGTAGCGTTTTGGTCCGAGATCCAGAGCTGCTAACCGTAATTGAAGTTGAAGACACGCCTTAGGCTTCTATTTTGATATAGCCAATGTGGGTAGGCCAGGCCTGCCCACCATCTTCTACCGGGCGGGCTTGCGCACATTTGCCCGGGTACAGCGAATTTCGTTGGGAGCTTCCTGAGCCTGCCCCATGATCAAGTTTAGACTTTAATAACATAGAGGCGGGTCAGTATCTCTGTTATTAATGGTACATTTCTTCAATCGTGGTACAGTTAAAGAACAAGTCAGGCTTGTTAGCTGAAATAGCAAGGATCGATAAACTATAAGAACGAATCTTGCGTTTCAAACGGGTGCTTTTTGCAAAATGTTTCTTGTCTTTCTATACTGTATGCATGTCTCAATAACCTTACTTGACATCTCATCGTTATTCGCAATCGATCACTGTGCGTCCTGCACGATTAGGATCACTAATATAATGAGAAAATCAGTCAAGAATAGGAAAGGTACCAAGATGAAGCTACTGATTCGATTAGACAATATAGGTTGAGACTTGTCATTGCTTTTCTGTGCCGCAGGAAACTAGGGCATCACAAAACTCTAGCTTGAGGACAAGGCAAGGAATGAGGGTGCTTCTGGGGTCCGAGGAGGATCTGAAACTCGATTTCCAGATTTCCAAACCCTAAAAGAGCAACTTCAATTGATCGCGAGCACTTTTCTTTGAAGGCGAGTTCATTAAGCCATCGAGAAGCGATAGGTTACAACAACTAAGAACTGGATTTGACTATGAGGAAGCTCGTGAGGCAAAAGTATATGACTACATTACATGGAAACCCTAGCAACAAGCCAGTAGAAATTGTATGTGGGGGAGATCggacatatatatatttatatgctAATTGGACCAAAACATTCTCGTCCCATGAAATAAACAAATGCACCGACGATCAAACTTGGATTCGTCCTAGGCAAGGAACCCCAGCTTTTCTCCGTTCTTCTTGGCTAATCGGATCAGCCCTTGTCTTTGCTTTGCATCCGCTCCAATCGACTTGCAGAATTCTGTGATCACCTGATTATATACAGAGTGTATGCTA
This region of Eucalyptus grandis isolate ANBG69807.140 chromosome 8, ASM1654582v1, whole genome shotgun sequence genomic DNA includes:
- the LOC104414438 gene encoding LOW QUALITY PROTEIN: eukaryotic translation initiation factor (The sequence of the model RefSeq protein was modified relative to this genomic sequence to represent the inferred CDS: inserted 1 base in 1 codon) gives rise to the protein MATEIEGAPATATAEAAPAAAAKQPHKLERKWTFWFDNQSKPKQGAAWGTSLRKVYTFDTVEEFWCLYDQIFKPSKLPANADFHLFKAGVEPKWEDPECANGGKWTVTSSRKATLDAMWLETMMGLIGEQFDEADDICGVVASVRQRXDKLALWTKTASNEALQTGIGRKWKEIMDVTDKITYSFHDDSRREKSVRGRYTA